A genome region from Flavobacterium sp. CFS9 includes the following:
- a CDS encoding long-chain fatty acid--CoA ligase, translated as MVSITRLFDFPYYQQETYNLQVALATKKNGVWEKTSSQEYIAKANAISRALLRMGVQKEDKIALITSNNRTEWNIMDIGILQTGAQNVPIYPTIAEEDYEYILNHSGSIFCFVSDTEVLDKVNAIKANVPTLKEVYSFNEIEGCKHWSELLTLGEDDSNQSEVEARKDSIKPEDLATIIYTSGTTGRPKGVMLSHHNIVSNVLDSAPRIPFDPGKSSALSFLPICHIFERMILYIYQYYGISVYFGESIDKISDNLKEVRPNVITAVPRLLEKVYDKIYAKGAELTGIKKKLFFWAIDLGLRYQPYGANGAWYEFQLKIARKLIFSKWKEGLGGNLDLMVSGSAALQPRLARVFAAAEIPVMEGYGLSETSPVIAVNDQRNRGFKIGTVGKPIRNVEVKIAEDGEILCKGPNIMMGYYKDPEKTAEALQDGYFHTGDIGEIDSEGFLKITDRKKEMFKTSGGKYIAPQLIENAMKQSRFIEQIMVIGEGEKMPAAFIQPNFEFVKEWAKIHKITLGNSEKDISTNAQVIKRIDEEVETINEKFGHWEKIKRFELTPDVWSIDGGQLTPTLKLKRKIIKEIYKDLYAKIYGQN; from the coding sequence ATGGTTTCAATCACACGCCTTTTTGATTTTCCCTATTATCAACAAGAAACTTATAACCTTCAGGTTGCACTAGCAACTAAAAAAAACGGAGTCTGGGAAAAGACATCTAGCCAGGAATATATTGCAAAAGCAAATGCTATTTCGAGAGCATTATTGCGTATGGGTGTTCAAAAAGAGGACAAAATTGCATTAATCACTTCTAACAATCGTACGGAGTGGAATATTATGGATATTGGTATCCTGCAAACCGGTGCTCAAAACGTACCTATTTACCCAACTATTGCCGAAGAAGATTACGAATATATATTAAATCACAGTGGAAGTATTTTCTGTTTTGTATCGGATACAGAAGTACTTGACAAAGTAAACGCGATCAAAGCAAACGTTCCTACTTTAAAAGAAGTCTATTCTTTTAACGAAATTGAAGGCTGTAAACACTGGTCTGAATTGCTAACTCTTGGAGAAGATGACAGCAATCAAAGTGAAGTTGAAGCCAGAAAAGACAGCATCAAACCAGAAGATTTAGCTACTATTATCTATACTTCCGGAACAACAGGAAGACCAAAAGGAGTTATGCTGTCTCACCATAACATTGTCTCTAATGTTTTAGACAGTGCGCCAAGAATCCCGTTTGATCCGGGGAAAAGTTCGGCTTTGAGCTTCCTTCCTATTTGTCATATTTTTGAAAGAATGATTTTGTACATCTATCAATATTATGGTATTTCGGTTTATTTTGGTGAATCGATTGATAAAATCAGTGATAACCTGAAAGAAGTACGACCAAATGTAATTACAGCTGTTCCAAGACTTTTGGAAAAAGTGTACGATAAAATCTACGCAAAAGGTGCTGAATTAACCGGTATTAAGAAAAAACTATTTTTCTGGGCCATTGATTTAGGACTAAGATACCAGCCTTATGGAGCTAACGGTGCCTGGTACGAATTTCAGTTAAAAATAGCCCGCAAACTTATTTTCAGTAAATGGAAAGAAGGTTTGGGAGGAAACTTAGATTTAATGGTTTCAGGAAGTGCTGCACTACAGCCACGTTTAGCGAGAGTTTTTGCTGCTGCTGAAATTCCCGTTATGGAAGGTTACGGTTTATCTGAAACTTCACCGGTAATTGCTGTAAACGACCAAAGAAACAGAGGTTTTAAAATTGGAACTGTTGGAAAACCAATTCGCAATGTAGAAGTTAAAATTGCCGAAGACGGTGAAATCCTTTGTAAAGGACCAAATATAATGATGGGATACTATAAAGATCCTGAAAAAACAGCCGAAGCTTTACAAGACGGTTATTTCCACACCGGAGATATCGGAGAAATTGACAGCGAAGGTTTCCTTAAAATTACAGACCGTAAAAAGGAAATGTTCAAAACTTCGGGAGGAAAATACATTGCTCCTCAGTTGATCGAAAATGCCATGAAACAATCTCGTTTTATCGAGCAGATTATGGTGATTGGTGAAGGAGAAAAAATGCCGGCTGCCTTCATTCAGCCTAACTTTGAATTTGTAAAAGAATGGGCTAAAATTCACAAAATAACTTTAGGAAACAGCGAAAAAGACATCAGTACGAACGCACAGGTTATCAAACGTATTGATGAAGAAGTAGAAACTATTAACGAGAAATTCGGACACTGGGAAAAAATCAAACGTTTTGAACTTACTCCGGACGTTTGGTCGATTGATGGCGGGCAGCTTACTCCTACCCTAAAATTAAAACGTAAAATCATTAAAGAAATTTACAAAGATCTTTACGCTAAAATATACGGACAAAATTAA
- a CDS encoding multicopper oxidase domain-containing protein has translation MNDLSLEMKGCPKSIVLFCFLLSNLFLFSQNEHLVIGRTTGKLLLKNNVSVRTFGFTNSLSGQVTLPGSEIKAKVGDTVRVDFWSISQGNPVSLFCKAIDFVQWDKNNKVMKKKEAIHHMEHGFYSFIAEEPGTYLYYSPENYPFNLQAGMFGLIIIEPKEKDLLAPEPLREMLWCSNEMDTKWHADAIMGTEYDPRNKPIVLPPYKPNYFLINGKVASDTKGLQSLDRKHETVLLRLVNSGLYLHEIVFPPNAKLKLRFGSETALTESANGCKVALHEGESLEILVFLENVGDGEQLIYCFTDPISKKKVYETAIAVFH, from the coding sequence ATGAATGATTTAAGTTTAGAAATGAAAGGATGCCCCAAATCCATAGTGCTCTTTTGCTTTTTACTAAGCAATTTGTTTTTGTTCTCTCAAAACGAACATTTAGTGATCGGGAGAACAACAGGAAAACTACTGCTTAAAAATAACGTCTCTGTCCGGACTTTTGGTTTTACGAACTCTCTTTCGGGGCAGGTTACTTTGCCGGGATCGGAGATAAAGGCAAAGGTTGGCGATACTGTTCGGGTTGATTTTTGGAGCATTTCGCAGGGAAATCCGGTCTCTTTATTTTGCAAGGCAATTGATTTTGTTCAATGGGACAAAAACAATAAGGTGATGAAGAAAAAAGAGGCCATTCATCATATGGAGCATGGGTTTTATTCTTTTATAGCCGAAGAACCGGGTACCTATTTGTATTACAGTCCCGAAAATTACCCGTTCAACCTTCAGGCGGGAATGTTTGGTCTCATCATTATTGAACCGAAAGAAAAAGATCTTCTGGCGCCTGAGCCCTTGCGTGAAATGCTTTGGTGCAGCAACGAAATGGATACAAAATGGCACGCCGATGCCATCATGGGTACCGAATACGATCCCCGAAATAAACCTATTGTTCTTCCTCCCTACAAACCCAATTATTTCCTGATTAATGGCAAAGTTGCTTCCGATACCAAAGGTTTACAATCGTTAGACCGTAAACACGAAACGGTGCTGCTTCGATTGGTCAATTCGGGATTATATCTTCATGAAATTGTATTTCCGCCTAATGCAAAACTGAAGTTGAGGTTTGGAAGTGAGACTGCTCTAACAGAATCGGCTAACGGGTGTAAAGTTGCACTTCATGAGGGAGAAAGTCTGGAAATACTTGTTTTCCTGGAAAATGTAGGAGATGGGGAACAATTGATTTACTGTTTTACTGATCCTATTTCAAAAAAGAAAGTTTACGAAACGGCTATTGCTGTTTTTCATTAA
- a CDS encoding DUF6493 family protein, translated as MKKSLKYIDGNSDKFWDIEVTGLDYTVTYGKNGTSGTSQTKSFATDEECLKMAEKILAEKIKKGYSENGEVAVAAKPKSAKSKNSDEVLEEYDAILKSKNISLMLPLLKEKAKGNIEALKKHIKKCKRYWMTYTDLTKDPDYVKKGKHDYGWGTRGDRTQSEIITLSAIALFDKTDINPWDEAFLLLDEINEKPYVFETLLWAKPNWIEAFILEKVKRQDWRSFNYENLQRLENSGLIAFNPELYASCLADTNEWRSKTKARVFIAKILEDKTTYQRDIPELFNYETTLHNNYFRDNDKQKHDEFQTWSIIYKSLLESKKMDRSFFIENAIQIQTKEWNNNLKSFFRKRIEEFNATEEELIVYQENIFSFLHNAYPPITSYGIELVKKIYAHPKFKAKSFLEWLEPLMMRGDCKAAIKSALPVLEKISKANPKLNNQIAAILADVYVISDLTLQEKVSKIILKIGSSKDKVLKEKLSTYVTLMQGNIKSGLSQFLDEDALMADDAGFEEYQFQPQKELVLTEEVQLPKDWNEILFQFGNFIASEEVLDTEILMNTYIQQRDLFPADYSVQLQPYQKQLNKFYFESVHKNYMKLFLFQKIENINNKLSTKDGHYLKINTLVLIRPLLEKVQQKIESNSKLPLLSFPSHKPYWVAPKVLLERVIAYQKANEEIDSLDLAIAIARMPRENTHEALPLLNEIEGELKALLSYCLGAEDKLTIDSGSLVSKLLATLGKTTKESGILSLWAVAARTFYPDHTFNEFENTYLKQVPFVVSPFQTEFSFKEKWNEWNNYKTHEKERSPSWYELRFELPQYIKTPNYLLYSLDIYKRSNSWDYNINYSGNTYYWHSLTPQNPDALAMTLLSNCTVPDGSKPELKGFLEVLNRPEMRFSDHVLFLFALCFFQEKKDLRLLASETLMNLIEKQVIDIEKFAEKAAFTATGKYGAFSRLTDGIIALKDISPLCNSALLQFFNTFFARLEVNDKLPTNFKKMVENYVDVLIKTNQKPSEKAIAFFEQWKDNASLKSLIKQILK; from the coding sequence ATGAAAAAAAGTCTCAAATACATTGATGGAAACTCCGATAAATTCTGGGATATCGAAGTTACCGGATTAGATTACACTGTAACTTACGGAAAAAATGGAACCTCAGGAACTTCTCAGACAAAAAGCTTCGCGACAGATGAGGAATGTTTGAAAATGGCAGAGAAAATACTTGCCGAAAAAATAAAAAAAGGATATTCTGAAAACGGAGAAGTTGCTGTTGCTGCTAAACCAAAATCAGCTAAGAGTAAAAATTCAGATGAAGTTTTAGAAGAATATGATGCAATTCTAAAATCTAAGAACATCAGTTTGATGCTGCCTCTGCTAAAAGAAAAAGCAAAAGGGAATATCGAAGCCTTAAAAAAGCACATTAAAAAATGTAAACGTTACTGGATGACGTATACTGATTTAACAAAAGATCCCGACTATGTAAAAAAAGGCAAACACGATTATGGCTGGGGAACTCGTGGCGACCGTACTCAAAGCGAGATTATTACACTCAGTGCGATTGCCTTGTTTGACAAAACCGACATTAATCCGTGGGATGAAGCTTTCCTTTTACTTGACGAAATCAACGAGAAACCGTATGTATTCGAAACTTTATTGTGGGCAAAACCAAACTGGATTGAAGCTTTTATTCTCGAAAAAGTAAAAAGACAGGATTGGAGAAGTTTTAATTATGAAAACCTTCAACGATTAGAAAATTCAGGACTAATAGCATTCAATCCCGAATTGTATGCTTCATGTCTGGCCGATACAAACGAATGGCGCAGCAAAACAAAGGCCCGAGTTTTTATTGCTAAAATCCTTGAAGATAAAACCACTTATCAAAGAGATATTCCGGAGTTGTTTAATTATGAAACAACGCTTCATAATAATTACTTTAGAGATAATGACAAACAAAAACACGATGAATTTCAAACCTGGAGCATCATTTACAAATCTTTATTAGAAAGTAAAAAAATGGATCGCAGTTTCTTTATTGAAAATGCCATCCAGATTCAAACCAAAGAATGGAACAACAATCTGAAATCGTTTTTCAGAAAAAGAATCGAAGAATTTAATGCGACTGAAGAAGAACTGATTGTTTATCAGGAAAATATATTTTCGTTCTTGCACAATGCCTATCCGCCCATTACAAGCTACGGAATTGAACTGGTGAAGAAAATTTATGCGCATCCGAAATTCAAAGCCAAATCATTTCTGGAATGGCTTGAACCTTTGATGATGCGTGGCGACTGCAAGGCAGCCATAAAAAGTGCGCTTCCGGTTTTAGAAAAAATAAGCAAAGCCAATCCGAAACTGAACAATCAGATTGCCGCGATTCTGGCAGACGTCTATGTGATTTCTGATTTGACTTTACAGGAAAAAGTGTCTAAAATTATTCTGAAAATCGGTTCCTCAAAAGATAAAGTACTGAAAGAAAAACTGAGTACTTATGTTACTTTGATGCAGGGAAATATCAAATCAGGTTTAAGTCAGTTTTTAGATGAAGATGCTTTGATGGCAGACGATGCGGGATTTGAAGAATATCAATTTCAACCTCAAAAAGAACTGGTATTAACCGAAGAAGTGCAACTGCCAAAGGATTGGAACGAAATTTTATTCCAGTTCGGAAACTTCATTGCTTCTGAAGAAGTTCTGGACACTGAAATCCTGATGAATACTTATATTCAGCAAAGAGATTTGTTTCCCGCCGATTACAGCGTGCAGTTACAGCCTTATCAAAAACAATTGAACAAATTCTATTTTGAAAGTGTTCATAAGAACTATATGAAATTGTTTTTGTTTCAGAAAATTGAAAACATCAACAATAAGTTAAGTACAAAAGATGGCCATTATTTAAAAATAAATACACTGGTTTTAATCCGACCATTATTAGAAAAAGTACAGCAGAAAATTGAGTCCAATTCAAAACTGCCACTGCTTTCTTTCCCAAGTCATAAACCGTATTGGGTCGCTCCTAAAGTTTTGCTGGAGCGTGTAATTGCTTATCAAAAAGCAAACGAAGAGATTGATTCTCTTGATTTGGCGATTGCCATTGCGCGAATGCCGCGAGAAAACACCCATGAAGCACTTCCTTTATTGAATGAGATTGAGGGTGAACTAAAAGCCTTATTGTCTTACTGTTTGGGAGCAGAAGATAAACTGACGATTGATTCGGGTTCATTAGTTTCAAAACTTTTGGCAACATTAGGCAAAACCACCAAAGAAAGTGGAATACTATCTCTATGGGCCGTTGCAGCCAGAACATTTTATCCGGACCATACTTTTAACGAATTTGAAAATACCTATTTAAAACAAGTTCCATTTGTGGTTTCGCCATTTCAGACTGAATTCTCCTTTAAGGAAAAATGGAACGAGTGGAACAATTATAAAACACACGAAAAAGAAAGATCGCCTTCGTGGTACGAACTTCGTTTTGAGCTGCCGCAATACATCAAAACGCCTAATTATTTATTGTACAGTCTTGATATTTACAAAAGATCGAACAGTTGGGATTACAATATAAACTATAGCGGAAATACCTATTACTGGCACAGTTTGACGCCACAAAATCCGGATGCTTTAGCGATGACTTTATTAAGTAACTGTACAGTTCCGGACGGTTCAAAACCAGAATTAAAAGGCTTTCTGGAGGTTTTAAACCGACCTGAAATGAGGTTCTCGGATCATGTTTTATTTTTATTCGCGCTTTGTTTCTTCCAGGAAAAGAAAGATTTACGCTTACTGGCTTCCGAAACTTTAATGAACCTGATTGAGAAGCAAGTAATCGATATAGAAAAGTTTGCAGAGAAAGCGGCTTTTACAGCAACAGGCAAGTATGGTGCTTTTTCGAGATTAACGGATGGAATAATTGCCTTAAAAGATATTTCACCTTTATGTAACAGCGCATTGCTGCAGTTCTTCAACACCTTTTTTGCTCGTTTAGAAGTGAACGATAAGCTGCCGACGAATTTTAAGAAAATGGTCGAAAATTATGTTGATGTTTTAATCAAAACCAATCAGAAACCATCAGAAAAGGCTATTGCGTTTTTTGAACAGTGGAAAGATAATGCTTCGCTTAAATCTTTGATTAAGCAAATTTTAAAATAA
- a CDS encoding tyrosinase family protein, which translates to MKKITILICIILTAGLSYGQNRNNAKYIRWNVNTPQGLANLEAMNVAFKKMREMGCDNGLAWYYQGAIHSIPSVINGKNQLCPQYQTINDKLWAWADCTHNGTENAKLHFLLWHRFYIWHLEKIIRELSGKADFALPYWNYGSKAVSQNVMAEPLRVQSGSLYTAARYSILNNGKPILPDQVNQIQLSLEELKTNPSFTGDAGFSRSLEGAPHGYMHNLIGGGYAQPSETYYNEIYQKEYSGLMANVPSAGFDPVFWLHHSMVDRIWDSWDVSIYGQRPTLEQLKENPWQYQFINPDGSRVTYTMEEVYNTVYNLDYKYDDLLYGSKIPVVAANQAAKAKISFQDSKEEVIWEQKVGKVLGTSAFTHKVSNTFAKNTNRVFKTANSRIILNLDVVVYKEPKDYYTVYLRYPGKKDQYVGTMTFFGVAHDHGTGENHEIGSDGVKLSYSYYISDDLINSDSNYDIIVKKTGGGDAKVTLEKIRVTKAN; encoded by the coding sequence ATGAAAAAAATTACCATTTTAATCTGTATTATTTTGACTGCGGGGTTGTCCTATGGTCAGAATAGAAATAATGCGAAATACATTCGATGGAACGTTAATACGCCTCAGGGATTAGCGAATCTGGAAGCCATGAATGTGGCTTTTAAGAAAATGCGCGAAATGGGCTGTGATAATGGTCTGGCGTGGTATTATCAGGGAGCGATACACAGTATTCCGAGTGTGATAAACGGTAAAAACCAGCTTTGTCCGCAATATCAGACCATCAATGATAAGTTATGGGCATGGGCCGATTGTACGCATAACGGAACAGAAAATGCGAAACTGCATTTCTTATTATGGCACAGATTTTACATCTGGCATTTAGAAAAAATTATCCGTGAACTGTCCGGAAAAGCAGATTTTGCGCTTCCGTACTGGAATTATGGCAGTAAAGCAGTGTCTCAAAATGTTATGGCAGAACCTTTAAGAGTACAGTCCGGTTCTCTTTATACTGCGGCGCGATACAGCATTTTGAACAATGGAAAACCAATTTTGCCGGATCAGGTCAATCAGATTCAGCTGTCTTTGGAAGAATTAAAAACAAATCCTTCTTTTACCGGCGACGCGGGATTTAGCAGAAGCCTTGAGGGCGCCCCTCATGGTTATATGCACAATCTTATCGGAGGCGGATATGCACAGCCTAGTGAAACGTATTATAACGAAATCTACCAAAAAGAATATTCCGGTTTGATGGCAAATGTTCCTTCGGCAGGATTTGACCCTGTTTTCTGGCTGCATCATAGTATGGTTGACCGTATCTGGGATTCCTGGGACGTTTCGATTTATGGACAGCGCCCTACCTTAGAGCAACTAAAAGAAAACCCTTGGCAATATCAGTTTATAAATCCCGACGGAAGTCGTGTGACTTATACGATGGAAGAAGTATACAACACCGTTTACAACTTAGATTATAAATACGATGATTTGCTTTACGGATCTAAAATTCCTGTTGTAGCGGCTAATCAGGCAGCAAAAGCTAAAATTTCGTTTCAGGATTCAAAAGAAGAAGTGATCTGGGAACAAAAAGTGGGTAAAGTATTAGGAACTTCTGCTTTTACGCATAAAGTAAGCAATACTTTTGCGAAAAACACCAATAGAGTTTTTAAAACTGCCAATTCCAGAATCATACTAAATCTTGATGTAGTGGTTTACAAAGAACCAAAAGATTATTACACGGTTTATTTGCGTTATCCGGGGAAAAAAGATCAGTATGTAGGTACAATGACTTTCTTTGGAGTAGCTCATGACCACGGAACGGGAGAGAACCACGAAATTGGATCGGATGGTGTAAAATTGAGTTACTCTTATTACATTTCAGATGACTTAATCAATTCAGACTCTAACTATGATATTATTGTCAAAAAAACCGGAGGCGGAGATGCTAAAGTTACTCTGGAAAAAATTAGAGTGACAAAGGCAAATTAA
- a CDS encoding TonB-dependent receptor: MKKWTLNLSLLLLLFIISQVTFAQNSSVKGTVSDGKLAIEFVDVVLKNTADSTKVAGYAVTDASGNFSLDHVAAGEYQLQFKLIGFKTLTQKVKFTGTPISIGTITLKTDTNLLNTVVVNSHKKQIQKTNEGFIFNAVSNLTQTGGTATDMLKNIPTVAVDADGGITLRGKSPMILINGKNSAITNMDQIAASSIESIEVISNPTAKYDANAESGIINIRLKKNNQSGMNGAVVLGSGFGAKGRLNSSVLLNHKTDKWNFGLAYDNRFAGRTKKIKGERINYLIDDEHYINQNRSDQRTEGLQNLKFNIDFSPNENNSFSFEALGNLESQDNDETLYTQVNNSANQFFSNNKRHSLELERSKVGELAFSYDRKFADDRKSLNTSITSSFNKHRENTDIDTYQFDQYYNLIGDAAWQRTHNYEHENISNAIVNYALPVSERTILETGYKGTFRFFDSDFQSADQTNGEYVVNPLASNGFKFNEQINAVYGMLNSYMGTKETPKWKYNVGLRAEQVSNNGKTQNNSDNFSNHYVKLFPSASLQLNLASDEFLKMGYSKRINRPDLDNLNPFIDITDALNPHGGNPYLKPEIIHIIETGYSKEWSKYSLSTNAFYRNATNTIRQYAELQDNGVVLQQPRNIGSTITYGLETIFSLKPIGFYDANISITAFQQNINASNLAQNVVNNAFSWYGKIINNFVPWKGGKLQIIGNYNSALATAQGKRIPIYNVDMGFQQKLGKGNARLGLVVTDMLNTLESGFKNNTALFSNYRTSKSDTRAFMITFAYTFKSDFKEKLLENQFSAE, encoded by the coding sequence ATGAAAAAATGGACATTAAATTTATCGCTTTTACTCCTCTTATTTATTATAAGCCAAGTCACGTTTGCCCAAAATTCTTCTGTAAAAGGAACGGTTTCTGACGGGAAACTGGCCATCGAATTTGTCGATGTGGTTTTAAAAAACACTGCCGATTCTACAAAAGTTGCCGGATATGCCGTTACAGATGCTTCCGGGAATTTTTCTTTAGATCATGTAGCTGCAGGTGAATATCAACTTCAATTCAAATTAATCGGTTTTAAAACCCTTACTCAAAAAGTAAAATTTACAGGAACTCCAATTTCTATTGGAACCATAACTTTAAAAACGGACACTAATCTGTTAAATACTGTTGTCGTAAATTCTCATAAAAAGCAAATTCAAAAAACCAACGAAGGCTTCATTTTTAATGCCGTTTCCAATCTGACGCAAACGGGCGGAACTGCTACTGATATGCTTAAAAACATCCCTACAGTTGCTGTGGATGCTGACGGCGGGATTACCTTAAGAGGAAAATCTCCAATGATTTTGATTAATGGAAAAAACTCCGCCATTACCAATATGGATCAGATTGCAGCGAGCAGTATTGAAAGTATCGAGGTAATCAGTAATCCTACAGCGAAATACGATGCCAATGCAGAAAGCGGTATTATCAATATCAGACTCAAAAAAAACAACCAAAGCGGCATGAATGGTGCGGTAGTTTTAGGAAGCGGATTTGGAGCCAAAGGCAGATTAAACAGCTCTGTGCTCCTGAATCATAAAACCGATAAATGGAATTTCGGACTGGCGTACGACAACCGTTTTGCCGGAAGAACTAAAAAAATCAAAGGCGAAAGAATCAATTATCTGATTGATGATGAACATTATATCAATCAAAACAGAAGCGATCAACGCACGGAAGGTCTGCAAAATTTAAAATTCAACATTGATTTTTCACCCAACGAAAACAACAGTTTCTCTTTCGAAGCCTTAGGGAATTTGGAAAGTCAGGACAATGACGAAACTTTATACACACAGGTGAACAACAGTGCCAACCAATTTTTCTCGAACAATAAAAGACATTCTCTGGAACTCGAACGATCTAAGGTAGGCGAGCTTGCTTTTAGCTACGACCGAAAATTTGCCGATGACCGAAAAAGCCTGAATACTAGTATTACCTCCTCTTTTAACAAACACAGAGAAAATACCGACATCGACACCTATCAATTCGATCAATACTACAACCTGATTGGTGATGCCGCATGGCAAAGAACACACAATTACGAGCACGAAAATATCTCAAACGCTATTGTAAATTATGCCCTTCCGGTTTCTGAAAGAACAATTTTAGAGACGGGTTACAAAGGAACCTTTCGATTCTTCGACTCCGATTTTCAAAGTGCTGATCAAACGAATGGAGAGTACGTTGTAAATCCTCTGGCCAGCAACGGCTTCAAATTCAATGAGCAAATCAATGCGGTTTACGGAATGCTGAATTCTTATATGGGTACTAAAGAAACTCCGAAATGGAAATACAATGTAGGATTGCGTGCCGAACAGGTTTCAAACAACGGAAAAACGCAAAACAACAGTGATAACTTTTCAAATCATTATGTAAAACTTTTCCCTTCTGCCTCACTACAGCTTAATTTAGCATCCGACGAATTTCTAAAAATGGGTTACAGCAAACGTATCAATCGTCCTGATTTAGACAACTTAAATCCATTTATTGATATTACCGATGCCTTGAATCCACATGGAGGAAATCCGTATTTGAAACCGGAAATCATTCATATTATTGAGACAGGCTATTCTAAAGAATGGTCCAAATATTCCCTTTCGACCAATGCTTTTTACAGAAACGCAACCAATACGATCAGACAATACGCTGAATTACAAGACAACGGAGTGGTTTTGCAACAGCCCAGAAATATTGGAAGCACCATTACTTATGGTCTTGAAACTATTTTCAGCTTAAAACCTATTGGATTCTACGATGCCAATATCAGTATTACTGCTTTTCAGCAAAATATAAACGCCTCCAATCTGGCACAGAACGTAGTCAACAATGCCTTCAGCTGGTACGGAAAGATCATCAATAATTTTGTTCCCTGGAAAGGTGGAAAACTGCAAATTATCGGTAATTACAATTCGGCGCTCGCTACTGCACAGGGAAAAAGGATTCCGATCTATAATGTAGACATGGGATTTCAGCAAAAACTGGGTAAAGGCAATGCTCGTTTAGGTTTAGTCGTTACGGATATGCTCAACACACTTGAAAGCGGTTTTAAAAACAATACGGCTTTGTTCAGTAACTATCGTACTTCGAAATCAGATACACGTGCTTTCATGATTACCTTTGCTTATACTTTTAAATCTGATTTTAAAGAAAAATTACTGGAAAATCAGTTTTCCGCAGAGTAG
- a CDS encoding SWIM zinc finger family protein, protein MTDLEYNYKGISTYSKSKGINNLVLAHQTEIEEVNNIPCFFWGSLTDPYVTAKCWSTIAKVVRSSFGPIPPSLRDPIVSAGSERLRFEGFSSCNGVYVRLDMKPEAVDGEFIANGTTNVDFNDPMLNALNAIQKNEKVTLAVGQQDVQMITSKAKVVEKKVTLPMRWIKGLTSVQLYLADMYLKFELNKIQTIQLFQSLPKGSVKGDFFITKRAGKFMFSTLATSDSVRIGGVQRLRLLEGILAIVDKIFVYESDDKQTCAVVCEFGKMQLLMAFSPDSYRGFSGEGNVLETMTENLPMEWVYGLNSLLKSNEMFDPTMLSIENDIDFGTMDNLTSNLSSMGLLGYDLSEKAHFYRRLPFKTERILSLNPRLKNAKKLIDKEEVEITERRADYIEAKVKGSSVVHKVIIDTASQKCTCDWFTAYQGKRGICKHILAVKMILS, encoded by the coding sequence ATGACAGATTTAGAATATAATTATAAAGGAATTTCAACCTACAGTAAATCAAAGGGAATCAATAATTTGGTTTTGGCCCATCAAACCGAAATTGAGGAAGTCAATAATATTCCGTGTTTTTTCTGGGGAAGTTTAACAGATCCTTATGTTACGGCAAAATGCTGGAGCACGATTGCCAAAGTAGTGCGTTCGAGTTTTGGACCAATTCCGCCCAGCCTTCGCGATCCAATTGTTTCTGCAGGTTCAGAAAGACTTCGTTTTGAAGGATTTTCGTCCTGCAATGGCGTTTATGTAAGACTGGACATGAAACCCGAAGCTGTCGACGGCGAATTTATTGCAAATGGAACGACTAATGTCGATTTTAATGACCCCATGCTGAATGCGCTAAATGCGATTCAGAAAAACGAAAAAGTGACCCTTGCCGTTGGTCAGCAAGACGTTCAGATGATTACCAGCAAAGCAAAAGTGGTAGAGAAAAAAGTGACTTTGCCCATGCGATGGATAAAAGGTTTAACCAGTGTTCAGCTTTATTTGGCTGATATGTATCTGAAGTTTGAACTCAATAAAATACAAACCATTCAGCTTTTCCAAAGCCTGCCGAAAGGAAGTGTAAAAGGTGATTTTTTTATCACCAAAAGAGCCGGGAAATTTATGTTTTCGACTTTGGCAACTTCTGACAGTGTTAGAATTGGTGGCGTTCAAAGACTGCGTTTATTAGAAGGAATTCTGGCAATTGTAGATAAGATTTTTGTTTACGAATCTGATGATAAGCAGACTTGTGCCGTTGTATGCGAATTTGGTAAAATGCAGTTGTTGATGGCTTTTTCTCCCGATTCTTATCGCGGTTTTTCGGGCGAAGGAAATGTTCTGGAAACCATGACAGAAAATTTACCGATGGAATGGGTGTATGGATTAAACAGTTTGTTAAAATCGAATGAGATGTTTGACCCCACCATGCTTTCTATTGAAAATGATATCGATTTTGGTACGATGGATAATCTAACGTCCAATTTATCTTCCATGGGATTATTAGGCTATGATTTAAGCGAAAAGGCTCATTTTTACCGTCGTCTTCCTTTTAAAACGGAGCGTATTTTATCTTTAAACCCTAGATTGAAAAATGCGAAAAAACTAATCGATAAGGAAGAAGTTGAAATCACAGAACGCAGAGCCGATTATATAGAAGCTAAAGTAAAAGGTTCCAGTGTGGTACATAAAGTGATCATTGATACTGCTTCTCAAAAATGTACCTGCGACTGGTTTACAGCTTATCAGGGAAAGAGAGGAATCTGCAAGCATATTTTGGCGGTGAAAATGATACTTTCTTAA